One Rhizobiales bacterium GAS188 DNA window includes the following coding sequences:
- a CDS encoding cytochrome bd-I ubiquinol oxidase subunit 1 apoprotein, which yields MHLDASLLARLQFAFTISFHIIFPAFTIGLSAFIATLLVRFSLTGQERFRTLARFWTKIFAVSFAMGVVSGIVLSYEFGTNFSRFSVAVGNTIGPLIGYEVIAAFFLEATFLGVMLFGWTRVPVWLHTLSAIVVAVGTLISAFWILSANSWMQFPTGHEVKDGIAYPLDWLAIVFNPTFPLRFAHMVTAAFLTTSVVVLSVGARYLLAGRFPDHAYTMIRMGLGLMLVLAPLQLLIGDAHGLKTAEYQPTKLAAMEGHWEGGEIAPLVLFAWPDQAAERNDYEIGIPHLGSLIITHDWNGKFPGLKDVAPADRPPLVNVFFGFRAMVGIGFYLIALAAFGGLLWLRGTLFENRFFLRLASLSWPLGFLAIISGWIVTESGRQPWLATGIIRTVDAISPLPAVQVLVTLILFVVIYTTVFGMGVRLINKLINKGPQPLVLADEEGLPNRPISGSSAAVRAALPEASS from the coding sequence ATGCATCTCGACGCTTCGCTTCTGGCGCGGTTGCAATTTGCCTTCACCATCTCCTTCCACATCATCTTCCCGGCCTTCACAATCGGGCTCTCGGCCTTCATCGCGACCTTGCTGGTGCGCTTTTCGCTCACCGGTCAGGAGCGCTTCCGCACGCTCGCTCGTTTCTGGACCAAGATCTTCGCGGTCTCCTTCGCCATGGGGGTAGTGTCGGGGATCGTGCTCTCCTACGAGTTCGGCACGAATTTCAGCCGTTTCTCGGTGGCGGTCGGCAACACCATCGGCCCCCTGATCGGTTACGAGGTGATCGCGGCCTTCTTCCTCGAAGCGACCTTCCTCGGCGTCATGCTGTTCGGCTGGACGCGCGTGCCGGTCTGGCTGCACACGCTCTCGGCGATCGTGGTGGCGGTCGGCACCTTGATCTCGGCCTTCTGGATCCTCTCGGCCAATAGCTGGATGCAATTCCCCACCGGCCATGAGGTCAAGGACGGCATCGCCTATCCGCTCGACTGGCTCGCCATCGTCTTCAACCCGACCTTCCCGCTGCGCTTCGCCCATATGGTGACGGCGGCCTTCCTCACCACATCGGTGGTCGTGCTTTCGGTCGGAGCCCGCTATCTGCTGGCAGGACGCTTCCCCGATCACGCCTATACGATGATCCGCATGGGGCTCGGGCTGATGCTGGTGCTGGCGCCCCTCCAGCTGCTGATCGGGGACGCGCACGGCCTCAAGACGGCCGAGTACCAGCCGACCAAGCTCGCCGCCATGGAAGGCCATTGGGAGGGCGGCGAGATCGCCCCGCTCGTCCTCTTCGCCTGGCCGGACCAGGCGGCCGAGCGCAATGATTACGAGATCGGCATTCCGCATCTCGGCAGCCTGATCATCACCCATGACTGGAACGGCAAGTTCCCTGGCCTGAAGGATGTGGCGCCGGCCGATCGTCCGCCCCTGGTGAACGTATTCTTCGGCTTTCGGGCCATGGTCGGCATCGGCTTCTACCTGATCGCGCTCGCGGCCTTCGGCGGTCTCCTCTGGTTGCGCGGCACGCTGTTCGAGAACCGCTTCTTCCTGCGCCTCGCCTCGCTCTCCTGGCCGCTCGGCTTCCTCGCCATCATCAGCGGCTGGATCGTCACCGAGAGCGGCCGCCAGCCCTGGCTGGCGACCGGCATCATCCGCACCGTCGATGCCATCTCTCCGCTGCCGGCCGTGCAGGTGCTCGTCACGCTGATCCTGTTCGTCGTGATCTACACCACGGTGTTCGGCATGGGGGTGAGGCTCATCAACAAGCTGATCAACAAAGGACCCCAGCCGCTCGTCCTCGCCGATGAGGAGGGCCTGCCAAACCGACCGATCTCGGGATCGAGCGCGGCCGTGCGTGCCGCCTTGCCGGAGGCTTCGTCATGA
- a CDS encoding gluconolactonase, which produces MYTAAIEILDQRFKGLVHGNVHLEKLYSGCRWAEGPAYFPAGRYLVWSDIPNDRMLRYDECDGSVSVFRQPANNTNGHTVDREGRLVSCEHRGRCVARTEHNGTRTVLADQWQGKKLNSPNDVVVKSDGSIWFTDPTYGIDSHYEGDAGDSEIGASHVYRIDPASGALEAVATDFVKPNGLAFSPDESLLYLADTGMTHVEDGPRHIRRFKVGTDGRTLSGGEVFASCDPGLFDGFRCDQNGHVWSSAADGVHCYHPDGTLLGKIRVPEVVANVQFGGPKRNRLYICGTTSLYAIYVRAHGVSLPR; this is translated from the coding sequence ATGTACACCGCAGCGATCGAGATTCTGGATCAGCGCTTCAAAGGCCTCGTCCACGGCAATGTACATCTCGAGAAGCTCTACAGCGGCTGCCGCTGGGCAGAGGGGCCGGCCTATTTCCCGGCCGGGCGCTATCTCGTCTGGTCGGACATCCCCAATGATCGCATGCTGCGCTATGACGAATGCGACGGCTCGGTCTCGGTTTTCCGGCAGCCGGCGAACAACACCAATGGCCACACCGTCGACCGCGAGGGCAGGCTCGTCTCCTGCGAGCATCGTGGGCGCTGCGTGGCGCGCACCGAGCACAATGGGACACGCACCGTGCTCGCCGATCAATGGCAGGGCAAGAAGCTCAACTCGCCGAACGATGTGGTGGTGAAGTCGGACGGCTCGATCTGGTTCACCGATCCGACCTATGGCATCGATTCCCATTACGAAGGCGACGCTGGGGATTCCGAGATCGGTGCCAGCCATGTCTATCGCATCGATCCGGCGAGCGGCGCGCTCGAGGCGGTGGCGACCGATTTCGTCAAGCCCAACGGGCTCGCCTTCTCGCCCGATGAGAGCCTGCTCTACTTAGCCGATACCGGCATGACGCATGTTGAGGATGGGCCGCGCCATATCCGCCGCTTCAAGGTCGGCACGGATGGCCGCACCCTATCGGGCGGAGAGGTGTTCGCCAGCTGCGATCCGGGCCTGTTCGACGGCTTCCGCTGCGACCAGAATGGCCACGTCTGGAGCTCGGCCGCGGATGGCGTGCATTGCTATCATCCAGACGGCACATTGCTTGGCAAGATCAGGGTGCCGGAGGTAGTGGCCAATGTGCAGTTCGGCGGCCCCAAGCGCAATCGCCTCTATATCTGCGGGACGACCTCGCTCTACGCCATCTATGTGAGGGCGCACGGCGTGTCCCTGCCGAGGTGA
- a CDS encoding 3',5'-cyclic AMP phosphodiesterase CpdA translates to MLIAQLTDLHLRPRGMPAIRVVETNMFAVRAVAAVLALDPRPDVVLVTGDVVNNGTPDEYETAHQILQRLPMPVYVVPGNHDHRENFREGLKRFPGVNSHPRFVQYAIEDYPVRLIGLDTHIPKSSAGELCEERLAWLDKTLAAERGKPTLIFAHHPPFICGIGHMDKIRLLDGAERLEAIVRSNPQVKALTFGHHHRPIETLFGGALASIAPGVAHQVELDLRAGETEGQIAMEPPALRVWRWDGERLVSHMAYVERFPGPFPFIED, encoded by the coding sequence ATGCTGATCGCGCAACTTACGGACCTGCACTTACGTCCACGCGGCATGCCGGCCATTCGCGTAGTCGAGACCAACATGTTCGCTGTGCGCGCTGTCGCCGCCGTGCTGGCGCTCGATCCGCGTCCCGATGTCGTCCTGGTCACGGGCGATGTCGTCAATAACGGCACGCCCGACGAATATGAGACGGCCCATCAGATCCTGCAGCGCTTGCCCATGCCGGTCTACGTCGTGCCCGGCAATCACGACCATCGCGAGAATTTCCGCGAAGGGCTGAAGCGCTTCCCCGGCGTCAATTCGCATCCGCGCTTCGTGCAATATGCGATCGAGGATTATCCGGTGCGGCTGATCGGACTCGACACCCATATCCCGAAATCGAGCGCCGGCGAATTATGCGAGGAGCGCCTCGCCTGGCTCGACAAGACGCTGGCGGCCGAGCGCGGCAAGCCGACCCTGATCTTCGCGCATCATCCGCCCTTCATCTGCGGCATCGGCCATATGGACAAGATCAGGTTGCTAGACGGCGCCGAGCGCCTGGAAGCCATCGTTCGCTCCAATCCGCAGGTCAAGGCGCTGACCTTCGGCCATCATCACCGGCCCATCGAGACGCTGTTCGGCGGCGCGCTCGCCTCGATCGCGCCCGGCGTCGCCCATCAGGTGGAGCTCGACCTGCGCGCCGGCGAGACCGAGGGGCAGATCGCCATGGAGCCGCCGGCTCTGCGCGTCTGGCGCTGGGACGGCGAGCGCCTGGTGAGCCACATGGCCTATGTCGAGCGCTTTCCCGGGCCTTTCCCCTTTATCGAAGACTGA
- a CDS encoding transcriptional regulator, GntR family → MMARQKINGAGPAEAKAVRRWPEVYAGLKDAILSHRVAPGTKLPEDELASIYAVSRSVVRAALQALAHDRLVRLEPNRGAFVAQPSKKEAREIFEARALIEPRVAALAAASAKRDDISALRAHLKEEQVALKTGRDSDAIALSARFHVALAGIAGHSTFTGMIEELVSRSSLIIALYWQRRDATCETHAHHDLVEAIAKGDAKNAADLMRSHLVDLLSGLDLTLGEKKSPSLADVLRSTA, encoded by the coding sequence ATGATGGCTCGGCAAAAGATCAACGGCGCAGGGCCGGCGGAGGCGAAGGCCGTCAGGCGCTGGCCGGAGGTCTATGCGGGCTTGAAGGATGCGATCCTCTCCCATCGCGTCGCGCCCGGCACCAAATTGCCCGAGGATGAGCTCGCTTCCATCTATGCGGTGAGCCGCAGCGTCGTTCGCGCCGCGCTGCAAGCGCTCGCCCATGATCGGCTGGTGCGGCTCGAGCCGAACCGCGGCGCCTTCGTGGCGCAACCGTCGAAGAAGGAAGCGCGGGAGATATTCGAGGCCCGCGCTCTGATCGAGCCGAGGGTCGCCGCCCTCGCGGCGGCTTCCGCGAAGAGGGATGACATTTCTGCCCTGCGCGCACATCTCAAGGAAGAGCAGGTTGCGCTCAAAACCGGGCGGGACAGCGACGCCATCGCGCTGTCGGCGCGTTTCCACGTAGCGCTGGCAGGGATCGCCGGCCACTCGACCTTTACCGGCATGATCGAGGAGCTCGTCTCGCGGTCGTCGCTGATCATCGCGCTCTACTGGCAGCGCCGTGACGCGACCTGCGAAACCCATGCGCATCACGATCTGGTCGAGGCGATCGCAAAAGGCGACGCAAAAAATGCAGCGGACCTGATGCGAAGCCATCTCGTCGACCTGCTTTCGGGCCTCGACCTGACATTGGGCGAAAAGAAATCGCCGAGCCTCGCGGATGTTTTGCGCTCGACGGCCTGA
- a CDS encoding allantoin racemase: MRILVINPNTTVSMTRKIGAAAAAVAAAGTEIVAVNPEHGPPSIEGYFDEAFSVPGLIGELNKAPDMDAYVVACFDDTGLDAARCVTGAPVIGIGEAAFHMASLIAGKFSVVTTLSRSVPAIEHNLVKYGLAARCAKVRASDVPVLELEQPGSAARQRISEEIGRALREDRAEAIVLGCAGMTDLAAALSHEHGVPVFDGVVCAVKLCEGLVSLGLRTSKAGGYASPRGKLFSGVFAPFSPAETPLEAAPGKAGLP; this comes from the coding sequence ATGCGCATACTCGTGATCAATCCGAATACGACCGTGTCGATGACGCGCAAGATCGGAGCTGCCGCCGCGGCTGTCGCAGCCGCGGGGACAGAGATCGTCGCGGTCAATCCCGAGCACGGGCCGCCCAGCATCGAGGGCTATTTCGATGAGGCCTTCTCGGTGCCGGGGCTGATCGGGGAACTCAACAAGGCGCCCGACATGGATGCTTATGTGGTGGCCTGCTTCGACGATACCGGCCTCGATGCCGCACGCTGCGTGACCGGGGCGCCGGTGATCGGCATCGGCGAGGCAGCCTTCCACATGGCAAGCCTCATCGCCGGCAAGTTCAGCGTCGTGACGACGTTATCGCGCTCGGTGCCGGCGATCGAGCATAATCTCGTCAAATACGGGCTTGCGGCGCGTTGCGCCAAAGTACGGGCGTCGGACGTGCCGGTCCTGGAGCTGGAGCAGCCGGGATCGGCCGCGCGCCAACGGATATCCGAGGAAATCGGCCGCGCGCTCCGGGAGGACCGGGCGGAGGCGATCGTGCTCGGATGTGCCGGCATGACGGATCTCGCAGCGGCGCTCTCGCATGAGCATGGCGTGCCGGTCTTCGATGGCGTGGTCTGCGCCGTCAAGCTCTGCGAGGGGCTCGTCAGCCTCGGATTGAGGACGTCGAAGGCGGGAGGCTATGCCTCACCGCGCGGCAAGCTCTTTTCCGGCGTCTTCGCGCCCTTTTCACCGGCTGAGACGCCACTCGAAGCCGCACCTGGAAAGGCGGGCTTGCCGTGA
- a CDS encoding amino acid/amide ABC transporter ATP-binding protein 2, HAAT family has protein sequence MGQLLTFSSVELYYDHVYALKGVSLEVNEGETVALIGANGAGKSSILRAITGLRRIKSGYIHFQGRRIDGLEPDEIVKLGIAMVPEGRRVFPLMSVKDNLLMGAFARTDKGEIGRTLEMVLGRFPRLKERYSQAAGTMSGGEQQMLVISRALMAKPRLLLLDEPSLGVAPKLVQDIARSIVAINRDEKVSVLLVEQNSRMALRISQRAYALTTGSVALSGRSAELLGDERVKHLYLGGEL, from the coding sequence ATGGGCCAGCTGCTGACTTTCTCAAGCGTCGAGCTCTATTACGATCATGTCTATGCGCTGAAGGGCGTGTCGCTCGAGGTCAATGAAGGTGAGACCGTGGCGCTGATCGGCGCCAACGGAGCTGGAAAATCCTCGATCCTGCGGGCGATCACGGGGCTGCGGCGAATCAAGTCAGGCTATATCCATTTTCAAGGCCGGCGCATCGACGGGCTCGAGCCCGACGAGATCGTCAAGCTGGGCATCGCCATGGTGCCCGAGGGCCGGCGCGTCTTTCCCCTCATGTCGGTGAAGGACAACCTTTTGATGGGCGCCTTCGCACGCACGGACAAAGGGGAGATCGGCCGCACCCTCGAAATGGTCCTCGGCCGCTTTCCGCGCCTCAAGGAGCGCTACTCGCAAGCTGCCGGCACCATGAGCGGCGGGGAACAGCAGATGCTGGTCATCAGCCGGGCGCTGATGGCGAAGCCACGGCTCTTGCTTCTCGACGAGCCGTCCCTCGGCGTCGCGCCCAAGCTCGTGCAGGACATTGCGCGCTCGATCGTCGCCATCAATCGCGACGAGAAGGTGAGCGTCCTCCTGGTCGAGCAGAACTCCCGCATGGCGCTGAGAATATCGCAGCGGGCCTACGCGCTGACCACCGGCTCGGTGGCGCTGTCGGGGAGGTCCGCCGAGCTTCTCGGCGACGAGCGCGTGAAGCATCTTTATCTCGGCGGCGAACTTTGA
- a CDS encoding amino acid/amide ABC transporter ATP-binding protein 1, HAAT family has product MTDLLKVSHVTKRFGGLVAVNDISFDIAEGEIVSIIGPNGAGKSTLFKLISSFLRPSAGEVLFRGERISGLAPHIAARKGVVRTFQETTIFKGMTVRDNVIIAHHLRSTASLAGFFLGSAAARRDEAEFGRSADEILDFLDLGSIRTEIASNLPHGLLRALGIAIGLATGPTILLLDEPFAGMNHAETKRAVELVRAVRERGVTVLLVEHDMAAVMRISDRVVVLNFGQKIAEGTPADIQRDEKVIEAYLGSEDETIGI; this is encoded by the coding sequence GTGACCGATCTCCTGAAGGTGTCACATGTCACGAAGCGCTTCGGCGGCCTCGTCGCCGTCAACGACATCTCCTTCGATATCGCGGAAGGTGAGATCGTGTCGATCATCGGCCCGAACGGGGCCGGTAAATCGACACTCTTCAAGCTGATCTCTTCATTCCTGAGGCCGAGCGCCGGAGAGGTCCTCTTCCGCGGCGAGCGCATTTCGGGCCTCGCTCCCCATATCGCGGCTCGCAAGGGCGTCGTCCGGACTTTTCAGGAAACCACCATCTTCAAAGGCATGACGGTGCGCGACAATGTCATCATCGCCCATCACCTGCGCTCCACCGCCAGCCTCGCCGGATTTTTCCTCGGCTCGGCCGCCGCGCGCCGCGACGAGGCGGAGTTCGGTCGTTCGGCGGACGAGATCCTCGACTTCCTCGATCTCGGCTCGATCAGGACTGAAATCGCGAGCAACCTGCCGCATGGCCTGTTGCGCGCGCTCGGCATCGCTATCGGTCTTGCCACCGGTCCCACCATCCTGCTCCTCGACGAACCCTTCGCGGGCATGAACCATGCCGAGACCAAGCGGGCGGTCGAGCTGGTGCGCGCGGTGCGCGAGCGCGGCGTCACGGTTCTCCTCGTCGAGCACGACATGGCGGCGGTCATGCGGATTTCGGATCGCGTCGTGGTGCTCAATTTCGGCCAGAAGATCGCCGAAGGCACGCCGGCCGACATCCAGCGCGACGAGAAGGTGATCGAGGCCTATCTCGGCAGCGAAGACGAGACGATCGGAATCTAG
- a CDS encoding amino acid/amide ABC transporter membrane protein 2, HAAT family yields MSRMKKLAATALCLAILLLVVPWAIAATGRSDLYYTLTSVALLSIASAGVWLTFYIGRINIGQGAYALIGGYVAAILVVDYGFSFWLTLPLAGLFCVAASVLIGLPILKLRGVYFAMVTLVLTEVARLLALALPVTHGASGMVNIPLPGAIGVLGLTLVPDFATLQNPRLAFYIVSVVLMALCFAGLYRLVHSRLGRLCMSLQQNEELASSIGVNIAWLRVIAYAVSSFLGGIGGAMFVAISQSIYPSSFTVTDSVNFMLNCFLGGLGYVFGPIVGTFVLYFGWDFLFQTGEYQQLIYASVLIALMLFLPNGLLSLRLLSKKQG; encoded by the coding sequence ATGTCGCGAATGAAAAAGCTCGCAGCGACGGCACTATGTCTCGCCATCCTGCTTCTCGTCGTGCCGTGGGCGATCGCAGCCACCGGGCGCAGCGACCTCTATTACACGCTGACCTCGGTCGCACTGCTCAGCATCGCCAGCGCCGGCGTGTGGCTGACCTTCTATATCGGCCGCATCAATATCGGCCAGGGCGCCTATGCGCTGATCGGCGGCTATGTGGCTGCCATCCTCGTCGTCGATTACGGCTTCTCCTTCTGGCTGACGCTGCCGCTCGCCGGGCTGTTCTGCGTGGCGGCGAGCGTGCTGATCGGCTTGCCGATCCTCAAGCTGCGCGGCGTCTATTTCGCCATGGTCACGCTGGTCCTGACCGAGGTGGCACGACTTCTCGCGCTGGCGCTGCCGGTCACCCATGGCGCCTCAGGGATGGTGAACATTCCCTTGCCTGGCGCGATCGGCGTGCTCGGCCTCACGCTCGTCCCGGACTTCGCCACGCTTCAGAACCCGCGTCTTGCCTTCTACATCGTGTCGGTCGTCCTGATGGCACTGTGCTTTGCCGGCCTCTACAGGCTGGTGCATTCGCGCCTCGGCCGGCTCTGCATGTCGCTGCAGCAGAATGAGGAGCTGGCGTCCTCGATCGGCGTGAACATCGCCTGGCTGCGCGTTATTGCCTACGCGGTCTCCTCCTTTCTGGGCGGTATCGGCGGGGCTATGTTCGTGGCAATCTCGCAATCGATCTATCCGTCGAGCTTCACCGTCACCGACTCGGTCAATTTCATGCTGAACTGTTTTCTCGGCGGGCTCGGCTACGTCTTCGGCCCGATCGTCGGCACCTTCGTCCTCTATTTCGGCTGGGACTTCCTCTTCCAGACCGGCGAATACCAACAGCTCATTTACGCGTCGGTGCTGATCGCTCTGATGCTGTTCTTGCCCAATGGGCTCTTGAGCCTGCGTCTCCTTTCGAAGAAGCAGGGATGA
- a CDS encoding amino acid/amide ABC transporter membrane protein 1, HAAT family, with protein sequence MEQVLANGLYLGAQYALIALGLTLIFALMNVLNFAHGQMYVLGGFVTYTIYGRLGLPFVVALFASGVTLAIIGALIEKFLFRPVIRRSLREESTMLLAAAIAFLLDALILLLFGEKQRGVPKIIRGVFTSDLLIMPYDRMLVGALAIVCIAAFVLFMQYSKPGRAMRALAQDRVAAQLMGVRVDRYSMIGFALGAMLAGVVGGLLVVITGISSGIGGPISIKAFMMVMIGGAGVVGGAIAGGFILGMMESVGLSVLHAYGDITYLVIFAALMVFLSLRPNGLMGKPWG encoded by the coding sequence ATGGAACAAGTCCTCGCCAACGGGCTCTATCTCGGCGCGCAATACGCTCTGATCGCGCTCGGACTGACCTTGATCTTCGCGCTGATGAATGTGCTCAACTTCGCGCATGGGCAGATGTATGTTCTCGGGGGGTTCGTCACCTATACGATCTATGGGCGGCTGGGCTTGCCATTCGTGGTGGCACTTTTCGCCTCCGGAGTGACGCTGGCGATCATCGGCGCGCTGATCGAGAAATTCCTGTTCCGCCCGGTGATCCGGCGGAGCCTGCGCGAAGAAAGCACGATGCTTCTTGCTGCCGCGATCGCCTTCCTCCTCGACGCGCTGATCCTTTTGCTGTTCGGCGAGAAGCAACGCGGCGTGCCGAAGATCATCAGGGGCGTGTTCACCTCCGATTTGCTGATCATGCCCTATGATCGCATGCTCGTCGGTGCGCTCGCCATCGTCTGCATCGCAGCCTTCGTGCTGTTCATGCAATACAGCAAGCCCGGCCGCGCCATGCGCGCGCTGGCGCAGGACCGGGTTGCCGCCCAGCTGATGGGCGTTCGGGTCGACCGCTATTCCATGATCGGCTTTGCGCTCGGCGCGATGCTCGCCGGCGTCGTCGGGGGATTGCTGGTCGTGATCACGGGCATCAGTTCCGGCATTGGCGGGCCGATTTCGATCAAGGCCTTCATGATGGTCATGATCGGCGGCGCCGGCGTCGTGGGGGGCGCCATCGCCGGCGGATTCATCTTAGGCATGATGGAATCGGTCGGACTTTCGGTGCTGCATGCCTATGGGGACATCACCTATCTCGTCATCTTCGCCGCTTTGATGGTCTTCCTCAGCCTGCGCCCGAACGGGCTCATGGGCAAACCTTGGGGTTGA
- a CDS encoding amino acid/amide ABC transporter substrate-binding protein, HAAT family — MINRRSAWNVVALGAASALAIMAGTLSADAANKTLKIGFVGVTSGPAAAWGTSNVRSMQTRADWLNEKGGVKIGGETYDINIVTFDDQKDPKRAIAGMEKMAQEGIHYVVGPNVDDGAAAVRPVAEAKGIIYFPYAFPKSLYVAPASNAVLGMIANYQSGPAIYKYLKDNKGVKTVAFVAANESDPLSQRDGGVVAAKALGLQVVADKDTYQNDTRDFTPVLTPVVKLKPDLLVLSGVAPGNAPQLIRAARELGYQGLISTETAQDAKVLEEGAGELANGFISVGGASTPEIASDTMKEFVARYTKKFGEYNDESNTKVYALDYILETLKADPAAIDNVDEFKKTVDSFAAANPYVKGDGKLKYVGKASFGQKRQISVPMVVNEYRDGKFTTLFVGEVD, encoded by the coding sequence ATGATCAACCGACGCTCAGCATGGAATGTCGTGGCGCTTGGCGCCGCTTCGGCTCTGGCCATCATGGCGGGCACGCTCTCCGCCGACGCGGCCAACAAAACACTCAAGATCGGATTTGTCGGGGTGACCAGCGGTCCGGCCGCGGCCTGGGGCACCTCGAATGTCCGGTCCATGCAGACCCGGGCCGATTGGCTCAACGAAAAGGGAGGCGTGAAGATCGGCGGCGAGACCTACGACATCAACATCGTCACTTTCGACGACCAGAAGGACCCCAAGCGCGCCATCGCGGGCATGGAAAAGATGGCGCAGGAGGGAATCCACTACGTGGTCGGTCCGAATGTCGATGACGGCGCAGCCGCCGTCCGCCCGGTGGCCGAGGCGAAGGGTATCATCTACTTCCCCTACGCGTTTCCGAAGTCGCTTTATGTCGCGCCCGCCTCGAATGCCGTTCTCGGCATGATCGCCAATTATCAGTCGGGCCCGGCGATCTACAAATACCTCAAGGACAATAAGGGCGTGAAGACGGTCGCCTTCGTCGCGGCCAACGAATCCGATCCGTTGAGCCAGCGCGACGGCGGAGTCGTGGCGGCGAAGGCGCTAGGGCTCCAGGTGGTCGCCGACAAGGATACCTACCAGAATGACACGCGCGACTTCACGCCGGTGCTGACGCCGGTCGTCAAGCTGAAGCCTGATCTCCTCGTGCTTTCGGGCGTCGCGCCCGGCAATGCGCCGCAGCTCATTCGTGCAGCGCGCGAGCTCGGCTATCAGGGGCTGATCTCGACCGAAACGGCGCAAGACGCAAAGGTGTTGGAGGAAGGCGCCGGCGAGCTCGCCAACGGCTTCATCTCGGTCGGCGGCGCGTCGACGCCGGAAATCGCCTCGGACACGATGAAGGAGTTCGTCGCCCGCTACACCAAGAAATTCGGCGAATACAATGACGAGTCGAACACCAAGGTCTATGCCCTCGACTATATTCTCGAGACCCTGAAGGCCGATCCGGCGGCGATCGACAATGTCGATGAATTCAAGAAGACCGTGGACAGCTTCGCGGCCGCCAATCCCTATGTGAAGGGGGACGGCAAGCTGAAATATGTCGGCAAGGCCTCCTTCGGACAGAAGCGGCAGATCTCGGTGCCCATGGTCGTCAACGAGTACAGGGACGGCAAGTTCACGACGTTGTTCGTCGGCGAAGTCGACTGA
- a CDS encoding ketopantoate reductase → MRAPVLPVTGAPVICVHGAGSVGCLIGGLLSGVADVVLIGRPRIGAEIAAHGLHLTSWRGEDLRLGPDEVSYRTDATAALRADLVLVTVKSAATEEVGRELAAVLQPATLVISFQNGLRNAGILRRLLPRQRVLAGMVPFNVVHRGEGSFHRASQGELFVEDDAELAPFLGLFAAAGLPLRRRQDMPQVQWAKLLLNLNNPINALCDLPLKDELAQRDYRHCLALLQREALRAFGAAGIRPARLTPLPAHWIPPLLDAPDGVFRLLASRMLAIDPLARSSTWEDLQAGRRTEIDEINGEVVRLAQSQGLTAPANARLIALIHAAESGAARRWSGPELLAELRQAA, encoded by the coding sequence ATGAGGGCACCGGTCTTGCCAGTCACTGGTGCACCGGTCATCTGCGTCCACGGCGCCGGCAGCGTCGGCTGTCTCATCGGCGGGCTGTTGAGCGGCGTCGCCGATGTGGTGCTGATCGGGCGCCCCCGCATCGGCGCGGAAATCGCCGCCCATGGCTTGCACCTGACCTCATGGCGAGGCGAGGATCTGCGGCTCGGCCCTGACGAAGTGAGCTATCGGACCGATGCCACGGCGGCGCTGCGGGCGGACCTCGTTCTGGTGACGGTCAAATCCGCGGCGACCGAGGAGGTCGGCCGCGAGCTCGCCGCGGTGCTGCAGCCGGCGACCCTGGTGATCAGCTTCCAGAACGGTCTGCGCAATGCCGGCATCCTGCGCCGGCTGCTGCCTCGGCAGCGTGTGCTCGCCGGCATGGTGCCCTTCAACGTCGTGCATCGCGGCGAGGGAAGTTTCCATCGGGCCTCGCAAGGCGAGCTCTTCGTCGAGGACGACGCGGAGCTTGCCCCCTTCCTCGGTCTGTTCGCGGCGGCCGGCCTGCCGTTGCGGCGGCGCCAGGACATGCCGCAAGTGCAATGGGCGAAGCTGCTCCTTAATCTCAACAATCCGATCAATGCGCTCTGCGACTTGCCGCTCAAGGACGAGCTGGCGCAACGCGATTATCGCCATTGCCTGGCGCTGTTGCAGCGCGAGGCGTTGCGGGCCTTCGGCGCGGCCGGCATCCGCCCGGCGCGGCTCACGCCCTTGCCGGCGCATTGGATCCCGCCGCTATTGGATGCGCCGGACGGGGTGTTCCGCCTCCTCGCCTCGCGTATGCTCGCCATCGATCCGCTGGCGCGCTCCTCCACCTGGGAGGATCTGCAGGCCGGGCGCAGGACGGAGATCGACGAGATCAATGGCGAGGTGGTCCGCCTGGCGCAAAGCCAGGGCTTGACGGCGCCGGCCAATGCCAGGCTGATCGCGCTGATCCATGCGGCCGAAAGCGGCGCGGCGAGGCGCTGGAGCGGCCCGGAGCTCCTGGCCGAATTGCGGCAGGCGGCCTGA